The Flavobacterium sp. 140616W15 sequence TGTATTATAGAAAGTGATATTGCTAAATGCCACAACCATTTTCATGGTGTAAATATAAAATTGATGAAATGTGGCGGTATAACTCCAGGACGACGAATGCTACAGGAAGCAAAGCAATTGGGATTAAAAACAATGATAGGCTGCATGACAGAATCTACGGTTGGAATTTCTGCAATTGCCCATTTATTACCCGAACTCGATTATGTTGATATGGATGGCCCTTTGCTATTAGAAAAAGATATTGCTAGTGGCGTTATCATACAAAATGGAGCCGTAAAATATGCCGAAGGTAACGGAACTGGAGTTATCTTGTATTAATCACAATTTCAATATAAGGAAAGTGGCAATTCAATTACTTTTAAAACGTACCTTTGTAAAAAATTAAACGATGACAAATAACGATATCCTAAAAAAACTACGCGTAGCCTTAATGCTCCGTGACGACCAAATAGTTGAAATATTAGAATTGGTAGATTTTAGAATTTCAAAATCAGAGTTGGGTGCTTTTTTCAGAGCCGAAGACCATGAAAACTATATGGAATGTGGGGATCAGGTATTGCGTAACTTCTTAAACGGATTAGTAATTCATTTAAGAGGAACAAAAGAAAATCCTAAAAATCCTAATGATGTTTTAGCGAAACACAAAGCTGAAATACCTGCTAAAGGAAGTACTAAAGAAAGGCCAGAGTTTAAAGCCAAATCTAAAGATGAGGAAAGATCTAGAGGAGATCAAGCTCCATCTAAATCTGGAACTGCTACAAAAAAACCTTTCAAAAAGAACAACAGTAAATCTACTCCAAAAATACAAGTAGTTGAAAAAGTAAAATTCAACTTCGGTAAAAACAAAAAATCCTAAGCTCACACTTAGGATTTTTTTTATCAGATATGTTAAAGTAAAACCGTTTTTGTGTTTTCAATCTCAATTCTGAATTCTTTTTGAATTTGAATCTGTATTTTTGTGTAAAATTAGATTTTATAACATGAAAAAAATTATTTTATTTTTAGCACTTGTATTCGTTACTCAAATAAATGCACAAGAACGTCCAAAACTAGTGGTTGGAATTGTTGTGGATCAAATGAAGATGGAGTATCTCTATCGTTTCTCAGATGATTTTACAGCAAATGGTTTCAAAAGACTTATGAATAACGGCTACACGTTTCAAAACATGCATTACAATTACATGCCTACCTACACTGCACCAGGTCATGCATCCATTTATACAGGAACAACTCCTGCAACACATGGAATTGTAAGTAACGAATGGTTTAGCCGAAAATTAGGAAAACAAATGTATTGTACCGATGATGCTGGAGTAGTAACAATAGGCGATGGTACAAAAGAGGAAGGCGAAATGTCTCCAAAAAACTTATTAAGCACAACTATCACTGACGAGTTAAGAATGGGTACCAATTTCCAAGGAAAAGTAATTGGTGTGAGTCTTAAAGATCGTGGAGCAATTTTACCAGCAGGGCACTTTGCTAATTGGGCTTTCTGGTATAGCAAAACAGGATCTTTTATTTCTAGTACTTTTTACGGAGATAAATTACCTGATTGGGTAACTGAATTTAATGGTGAAAAACGTTATTTATCATATATAAACAAAGGCTGGGATCTTTACAAACCTCTTTCTGTTTATACTAGTAAAAGCTTACCAGATAACAATCCATACGAAGGGAAATTGTACAATAGTGCAGCACCCGTTTTTCCATACAACTTAAAAGATATGTATGATAAAAATGATGCAGGAATTATCCGTTCTACTCCATTTGGAAACGACTTATTAGCTGAATTTGCTATGAAAGCAATCGAAAAAGAAGAATTAGGAAAAGATAACATTACAGACTTCTTAACGGTTAGTTTCTCATCTACAGATTACGTAGGGCATTTATTAGGACCACGTTCTATGGAGTTACAAGATACTTATTTGCGTTTAGACCAAACTATTGCAGATTTTTTAACTTACTTAGATAAAACTGTTGGTAAAGATAATTACTTACTTTTCTTAACTGCTGATCATGCTGGAGCTGAAAATGTAAATTATCTTAAAGACAATAAATACAATGTAAACAGTATTAGTCCAAAAGATATCCGTAAAAACTTAAAAGATTTTTCAGTAAAAACTTTTGGTGCTGATTTAGTTTTAAACTATTCTAGCTTCAATTTATTTTTGAATAAAGAAGTCATCAAAACTAAAAAACTGGAATTAGTTAAAGTTAAACAAGCTTTCAAAGATTATTTGATGGCTCAGGATTACGTAAAAAGAGTATATACCGAAGAAGAAATTTTAGGCGCTACAGGTAATGATTACTACTTAAACTTTATTGTAAAAGGATATGACGTAACTCAAAACGGAGATTTAATTATATTAGACAAACCAGGTTATATCGAATATCAAGGAACAGGAACTTCTCACGGAACCCCATATACTTATGACACACATGTACCTGCAATTTTTTACGGTTGGCATATTAAAAAAGGAGAATCATACAGTAAGAAAACGATTACTCAAATTGCTCCAACAATTGCACAAAAAATAAAAGTAACATTCCCGAACGGAACAGAAGCAAATGTTCTTGAAGAAGTCTTAGACAAAAAATAATTTCTTCTTAACGCATAAAAAAGAGGATGCCTGAAAATTACTTTCGGACATCCTCTTTTTATTTAAAACTATCTTATTTAAATTGCTTGAATATATCTATAATGGTGCGAAATTATTTCTGTACCTGCACTCCATTCCAATAATCAGACATCAAGTTGATACTACCAGAGATGTGATATATTTATAGCAATCTCAAGAAAAACCAAAATATCGCTACGCTGTAGTAATTATTTATTCTATTTTCTAAAACTGTCCAAAAACAAAATAGACTGTTTGAAAAATACTTTTCGAACAGTCTATTTTTAAAATATCCTAATATTGAGTTTATCCTCTAAATCTATTTCTTACAATAATATCTTTCAGCTTTGCTTTTAAATCTTCCCCTGTGTCATAAACCATTTGTTCGTTATTAGGAAATGGCACTGCACGTTTATTAAAATAAGTCATATAACTATCCTCGCAAGCACTTTTATCTCCTTTGTAGGTTGCATAAACATAATCAAAGATGAATTCGCTGGTTACTGGAAACGATTGCATTAACTGATTGGTCCTTAAATCAACATAATCTACCTTTGCAGTTACCTGACAAGATTTAAATTGTCTGAACTCATAAATATTTGCTCGAAGCGTTCTGTAATTATCAACCTTAATTTCCCGTCCTAAGCTATCTTTTACAGGCTTACCTCTACCATCCAAAAGAGTTCTCACTCCATCTTTCACCTGCTTTTCTTTAATAAACTCTTTCTCTTTAATTTGCTCTGGCGAAATAAATATCTCTCTAAAATTCAAAATTAAACTATAGTCGTAAACAACACTTTTTTGTCTGACACTATGATAAACAGTCCATTTATCATTTAATCCGTACGTGCTGAAATCTAACAAATCATTTTGAAGCTGTTTTGGAATAACCATATTCGTTTCGTTTTTAGCATAAACATCCACAAAATCGGTACCTTTAAAAAGAGCTTCATCCATTAATTTTTTTGTGTTTTTATATCCCGGATTGATACTTTCCAGATAAGCAAAATCATCGTATGCCTTTCTAAAATCAAGCTTGTTTTTGGATTTTAAAAGTGCCGAAGCATTTTCATATAAATATTTTGACAATGCATTTTTGCTGCTTACAATTTGCGAAGAATAATTATCAAACGGAAAATAGGCATTCTTTCCTTGTTTCATTAATTGCAATGGCAACAATGGTCGTATTTTTTCCTGACGGTTATTTAATTGCATGTACGTATTGTAAACACGCTCAATGTTAGCTGGATTAGCCTCTTTTGCCATCAAATCTAGACTGCGTAAATCTCTGTCTTTAGCTTTAGCAAAAGCTTCTTCCAACAAGTAAACATAATCTTGTTTTCCTTTAGAATCTTTTTTGGTTCTTAATCCTTCAACCGCCCGATCAATAGCTCCATCATAATTACCATCACTTAGCATTGATTGAGTGCTTTTTACACCACATGAAGAAAGTGCTAAGAACAATATTGAAAAAAGTAGAGTAATCTTTTTCATTTTATAAATTTTAAAGTGCAAATATATCAGTTTTAGATTGATTCAGATAAGTAGTAACTCAATTTTAAATTTAAGAAGTAAAAACTTTCAACTGAATTTACCTTGCTAATAAAATCTAACTGACATAAAAATGGAGATGCACTGCTGTAGGTCTAACAAATAGTTACTATTTTAATTTTTTTCTACTTCTTATTTGATAAGCAATTTCCCAAAACAGTATAGATAAAACAGCATTCGTCATTAATGCAGTTTTGATTCCGTGAGCATCATATTTTGGAAATAGATGCAAATCTCCAAACTTCAGTGCTAAGTATAAAGCTAAAAATGCAATTATAGCAGAGTACACTATATTTAATAAAGGTTTCCATTTTAATACCAAAAAAGAGAAAATTAGATTGATAAGAAGAAAACCACAACCTAAAGTTATAAATCTATGATCTTTTAATTTTTCGCCCAATGCCAGCAAATATGAAGTTGAAAAACTATAAGTGAAAAATAATATTGAATAGATTAGAATACGGATTTGTAATTTCATTTTTTAATTTTTTAGTTTGCCGAAAATACAAATTAAAAATGAAGCTTTGATTAATTTAAGTTTGATAAATGATGGTTAAAAATTTGTTTGCAGGCATGGATTGTCAAATTTACTCTATAAGAGATATTCTAAATTAGTCATCCAAGTATTTTAAAATACAGATACAAATTGAAAAAATAAAAATTACAAATACTACATTGCTGATGTTATATATTATTTTATTCTTTTTTGTTTCGCTATTCCATTCTATAGTAAAATCTTTTATATGCTTTTTATATATTTTATAGTTGAAATAATTAATAGTCAAACTAATTATAACAAAAAAAGGAAATAAAAAAAGTATAGTAATATGTAAACTGGGAAATAAAACTTTTTTAAAAATGGCAAGAACTGCCAACACAAAAAAAGCCTGAATACTTGAAAGTCCTTGAGTTACTTTTAATGAATCATTTCCCGTAGTATGAAGATAAAAGAATATTCTCCCTGTTTTTTTAATATCCATTATTGATTTTATTTTGTCTACAAAAAGCTAAAATATTCTTACTTAAATCTAAGACATCATAAAAACTAACATTAGAACCAAATCCCATTTGTTATTTTGTTTTTTAATTTTTTAGTTTCCCGAAAATACAAATTAAAAATGAAGCTTTGATTAGGTTGGCTATAATATGGACAAAAAAATGCGCAAAATCAAAAAGACATTTGCGCATTTTTCTTTATAAAAAACTCTATTTAGAGACTATTATTTTCCTTTTAGTAATTTTTCCAAATACTCTACCTTTTCTTTTTCAGCTTGAACTAAACGTTCGTAAAGTTCAACAACTTTATCTAAAGGATTAAATGTACAATTATTAGCTGAGCACAAATTGCCTGCATTAATTACGCTATCTTTTGTATCGTAATAAGTATTAAAATAATTAAAAACTGATTCTTCTGAAAAATTTTCAATCGCTTCTACAGTCACTCCAAGTGCTTTTGCAATTTCAATAAGTTTATCTTTGTCAATAGTTTCGCTTGCTTCAATATTAGAAACTGATTGTTGACTCACTCCAATAGCATTCGCAAGTATTTCTTGTTTCATGCCTTTAAGCTCTCTGATTCGGCTTATATTTCTGCCAATATGTTTTGGTTTAGTTGCTGTGCTCATAATTCAAAGATATTTAAAATTCTTTAGATAAATAGTGGTTAGTGAAAATTTCAAGTCCCAATATCCGCAATCTTGTCATTTCGACGTAAGGAGAAATCTTCACAAGAAACTCTACAAAGATTGAAAAATTCATATAAAATTTGCTTACAAATTATGCAAATAAATAATTCAAAAAGCCCAAATTTGGATTCATTGTTTTTATCAATTCAATTTTCTTTTCCCTGCGCCAGCCTTTTACTTCTTTTTCACGAGCAATTGCTTCTTGAATCCAAGTAAACTTTTCATAATATAGTAAGTATGTAACATTATACTTTGATGCAAAAGTTTTATTTTCATTTGCGTTGTTTTCTTCGTGTTGACTTAACCGAATTCTCAAATTATTTGTAACCCCAGTATAAAAAACTGTTTTAGATATATTTGTTATTATGTATATATAGTAAGTATGATAGCCTCCTTGTAATTCCATTAAATTTATTTTTCGCTAAAGTTAAATCATTTTTATTAAAGATTTTACTTACAATATATTTAATGTACTTTATGGAGTTTCTTGCGAAGATTTCTCCTTACGTCGAAATGACAAGATTGTGTGCAAAACTTCAATTTTAAAAACGAGAAATAAGTCAATTAAGAATATGTTATTTCCAAACGGTTAAACTAAATCCATTGTAGTAATCGTTGTTTGTAGTTATTTATTCAATTTATATAGATTTTCTAAAAAAATATCTTTTCATCTTCGCTCCAATTATTTGTATAAACAAGTAGATTTAGAAAATTATCTTTAATCGAACCGAATAGAAATACATTATCGAGTTTCTTATCATTATATTTCCAAATTATATATTCTAATTTAGAATCTTCCTTAATCTTTTGGATTTTGAATTTATTTTTTTTCAAATAATCCGAATCCCAAACATAAAATAACTTTACATTTTCAAAATCTGATTTATTACTTTTGAAAAAGGAATACGAATTTTTAGGGTTTTGGGCAATTGCAATAATTACTCCATCTTTATTTTTTAAATAAGTTTGACCTGAATCATCCACTCTATTCAATTCTTCCCAATTCCCAGGTATTTTTACTTCACCAGATTTCGTTTTTACATTAGAGTAATCTACAATATCTTGACAAAAAATAAGATTTGGCAAGAGAAAAAATAACACGAACACTAAATTTACTTTATTCATATTTTTTTGGTTTTATATTTATATTCAACGTTTCAGTGATAGTAAAGTCTCCCAACTTCATACACGTTCCTAATGCTCTTTTTAATCTTTATAATGCCTTGCTGTTGTCGTTACGAAGTCGGGAGACTTCGCAGAGCGGAGATAGAATCTTTTTCGACAGATTTCATTAAAAATTCAAATATGTCGACATCATATTTTTTCTCTTTTTCGGGAAATTCTTGACCAAAATACATTCCTGCAAAACATAATAGAAAAAGTGTAATATTTTTTTTAACCATAATAGTCATCTCAAACTTTGTTCATTAAGAATTCACCCAATCCTAATTTTAATATCAACTCAGTTTTAGTTAGTTTAAGAATAGACAACTCAAATTTCCCATCTATTGAATTTAGAATTATCACTTTTGAATTTTTAGACAACGTCCATTTTCCATTCGCATTTTGCCCCATTAAAAACGCAACAAATTCATCATTACTTTTAAATTCAAAAGTCATTTTATTAATTATGTCTGAATTTAAAGTTTTTTTTCCAAGTTTATCAACTTCTTTATTTAGCGCCTTTTTAAAAACCCATTTTCCCTTTAAAAGATCAGAGTTTTGAGCATTTATAGTTATGCTTGATAAAAAAAGAACAAATATTACAATTGTTTTGATCATGTGATTTGATTGTTTCATTTCTGTTTTTACTTCGATTATATCTTTATAAATAGTTTAATTATGTTCATAGATTATATCTGTTATTCTCTTATTGTGCAGGGTATCCCAACTTCGTACTCATTCCTATATTCTTTTTAATTTTTGCTATGTTTCATTGTGGTCTCTACGAAGTAGGGAGACCTCGGCTATCCTTTACTTTCTTACTTCTAATTTCAGAATTTGATTTCCTTTCTTTTCTTTAATATAATCTATCCTTACATATTTATTTTCGTCTATTGCTCCTCCATGCGACTTAGCATTATTGTATCCAAACCCAGATATATCAAAATCTGAATATTCAAATTCTACTCCATTAACAATAAATCTTTCACTATCATGACCGCCAGATGGCATTGGATGAAATTTTGTAACAAATCCTTCAGTTTGTAGTTTGGCATTATTGTATAAATCATTTGTTTTGTAATACTCGTAGCCAAATAAAACTGAGAATAGTAAAAAAAAGAATATCGATACATACTGGAATATTTTTATCTTGACTTTTTGGTGTTCAGGATCTTTAAATAAGTTTTCTTCTTCATCGTTTTCAATCAAGAATAAAATAAATTTTAAAAATAGAAAAATACCAATTGGCATAAATAATATCCAGATTTTTTTGATTCCATCTCCAGATGAAAAATCATAAATTATTTCAAAGGAGTTCATAGTTTTCAACTTTTTCATTTTGTAATTTTTCTCATACTGGCTTGTATCTGTGAAAACCTAAAAGCTCTATCGCCCGCTCTTGAATGTACATATTTTCATCATCTAAAAAGGGATAGATGTTGGTCTCAATTTCATGATTCAAACTTAAAGCCATAATCATAAATGCTAATTGTTGTATACAATCCTCGTCAGCTTCTGCTTTTAGTTTGGTAAAAAGTTTCTCAATAAGTTCACTTCGCTCAGGAAACTCCGCAATCTCTTTTGTCGCAGGAAACTCAAAATGGTTTTCATTAAAATCATCAAAATCGAATACATCTAAATTATTTTCAATTGTATCAATAAAATTTGAAATGCTTCTAAACTTTGGCTCTAAATTTAATTCATCATGACTCAAATAACAAACCATTCCTTTCATAGTAGTATCAACATATACACACCAATAGTTTGAATTTCCATCAGTCAATATCGCCGTAATGTTTTTATAAACTGGAAATTGGTCAAAATAACTTTGCATATTATTAAACTCATTATCCTCTAGTATTATAAAACCATCTCTTGATCTAAAATTTTTTAATTTTTCTATTTCATCTTTACTTATGTTAAACTCTTTTAATTTATCTATCATAATTTCATCTGTTTTCTTGAGGCATCTAACTTTATAGTAAAACCATATCAATAAATTATTTAATATTTACATATCAGTTTATAGCTAAAATATAAAATAATACACACAAATCATTAATTAGTTTTCTATTACGCATGAAGGATTACTTCACAATACATTTATTTTTAGATGAGTTCAGTGAGCTTCAGAATTAAACTAATTGATTAAAGATTACACACCAATTATATCTTTTCTGTAAAGATAAGATTGCGCTGAGGCTTCGACTCCGCTCTGCCTGACAGTTGGAGTCAATATAAAACAAAAAATCCCATTCACCTTTCGGGAATGGGATTTCTGCAACTGACATTTTTTTTTATTTTAAACTGCTGCCGCAACTTCTTGTGGCAACGGAATTTGATTTTTAAGAAGGTCTTCGAATGTTTCGGCTTGGCGAATTAATATTCCTTGACCATTCATCCATAAAACTTCGGCTGGTTTGTATCTTGAATTGTAGTTTGAGGCCATTGAGAAACAATATGCACCTGCATTTCTGAAAGATAAAATATCACCTTCGGTAATTTGTGCAATTCTACGGTTATTCGCAAATGTATCAGTTTCGCAAATGTATCCTACTACAGAGTAAAAACGCTCTTTCCCTTTTGGGTTTGAGATGTTTTCGATATGGTGAGAAGAACCATATAACATTGGACGAATTAAGTGATTAAAACCACTATCGATTCCAGCAAAAACAGTTGATGTTGTTTGTTTTACAACATTTACTTTTGCCAAAAAGAATCCTGCTTCACTCACTAAAAATTTACCTGGTTCGAAAATCAAGGTTAAATCTTTACCATATTCTGCACAGAAAGAATTGAATCTTTTTGATAATTTTTTACCTAATTCTTCGATATCAGTTTCGATATCATCTTTTTTGTATGGTACTTTAAAACCACTTCCAAAATCTAAAAACTCTAAGTTTTTGAAGTTTTTAGCTGTATCAAATAAGATTTCAGCAGCATACAAGAATACTTCAATATCCAAAATATCAGATCCTGTGTGCATGTGAATTCCCACAATGCTCATTTTTGTATTTTCAACAATTCGCAATAAATGTGGTATTTGATGTACCGAAATTCCGAATTTGCTATCAATATGTCCTACAGAAATATTTGCATTTCCTCCTGCCATTACATGCGGATTAATACGAATACAAACTGGTGTATTTGGATATTTAGTTCCGAATTGCTCCAGAATAGATAAATTGTCAATGTTTATTTGTACACCCATTGCAGCAACTTCTTCAATTTCTTCTAAAGAAACTCCATTTGGTGTATAAAAAATTCTTTCAGGCTCATATCCAGCGTGAAGTCCTAGTAATACTTCTTGAATAGATACTGTGTCTAATCCAGACCCCATATCCTTTAACAACTGAAGTATGGCAACATTAGACAAAGCCTTCATGGCATAGTTAATTCTAAGATGTTCTACTTTAGAGAACGCTTTAGTTAACCTGTTGTATTGTGATTGGATTTTTTCAGCATCATACACATATAATGGACTTCCAAATTGGTCTGCTAATTGCAGTAAATCTTTTGATTGCATTGTTAAACTATTTTTGACAAATTTATTACTCTTTTGTATATCCACCAATAAAATGCAAAATAATAACAAATTATAACAATTTGTTTAAAATCAAACAATTTATGCGTTATTTTAAATTTATTTAAACCCCTTTTACTTGCTAAGGTTCTAAGATACTAAGTTACTATCTTTTTTTCATAAAAAAACCCCTCAAATAGTAGTGAATTAGTGCCTTATAAACTAAAAGCAGAAACCCTTGAATGCAATTATTCAAGGGTTTCTTTTCGTTGTGTTGTTTGTTGGTTTATAGACTTGGTAAGTCCCCGCTTCCTTTTGTTGGTAAATTTGTAGATCCCATTAAATATAAATCTACTTCTCTTGCTGCCTCACGGCCTTCTGAAATTGCCCAAACAATTAAGGATTGTCCTCTGCGCATATCACCAGCTGTAAAAATATGTGGTACATTTGTTTGATAATTTGTCGCTTTGTAATTGCTTCTCATATCCAACTGTAAACCTAATTGATCGCTTAATGTTTTTTCTGGTCCTGTAAATCCAAGCGCTAATAATGCAAGATCACAAGGCCATATTTTCTCTGAACCTTCTTTTTCTATAAGTTCTGGTCGTTGTCCTGCTGTCATTTTCCAAGCTACTTCAACAGTTTTCAAACCTACTAATTCTCCTTTTTCGTTTGCAAGAAACTCTTTGGTATTAATTAACCAGTTTCTATCACAACCTTCTTCATGAGAAGACGATGTTTTAAGTTGCAACGGCCAAAATGGCCAAGGCGTAGATTCGCTTCTTCCAACTGGCGGTTTAGGTAAAATCTCAAAATTAGTAACCGATTTTGCTCCGTGTCTGTTTGAAGTCCCGATACAATCTGATCCTGTATCTCCCCCTCCAATAACAATAACATCTTTGCCTGTAGCTTTTATTTGGTTTGGAATTTCTTCTCCAAATAAAACCTTTGTTTGTTGCGTTAAGAAATCCATTGCCTGAACAACTCCTTTGCTTTCGATTCCTTTTGTTGGCAAGCTTCTTCTTTCTGTTGCTCCTCCACATAAAACAATCGAATCAAATGCATTTAGTTCTTCGATACTGTAATTTACTCCAACATTTACATTGGTTTTAAAAACAATTCCTTCAGCTTCTAATATTACTACACGTCTGTCGATAATTCCTTTTTCTAATTTAAAATTAGGAATTCCATAACGCAATAATCCGCCTATTGCATTGTCTCTTTCAAAAACAGTAACCGTATGTCCTGCTCTGTTTAATTGTTGTGCCGCTGCCAAACCTGCAGGACCTGAACCAATAACAGCAACAGTTTTTCCTGTTCTCTTTTTTGGAAGTTGAGGCTTAATCCAACCTTCTGCAAAACCTCTTTCGATAATATTTTTTTCGATATTTTCAATCGCAACTGGTTCTTTGATAATTCCTAACACGCATGATTTCTCACATGGTGCCGGGCATAAACGACCTGTAAATTCTGGAAAGTTATTTGTTGATTGCAAAATTTTTAATGCACTCTCCCACTCTTCCTGATGTACCATGTCGTTAAAATCTGGAATTAAATTTCCTAACGGACATGCACTGTGACAAAACGGAATACCACAATCCATACATCTTGAACCTTGTTCTTTAATCTTATCTTTTTCTAAGGTTATCGTAAACTCATTATAGTTTGATATACGCTCCTTAACAGCAATATTACTTTCGTCTGCTCTATTATATTCTTTAAATCCACCTATCTTACCCATGATATTTTTATTAAATTTAGTTGTGAGAAGTGAGTTGAAAAACTCAAACTTAGTACCTCTGCACCTTTGTAACTCAGAACCTTTTAATCAGCTATTAATTCTTCGATTTGCTTTTCCTCTGCTATTCTTTGTAATGCCTTTTTATAATCTGTTGGCATTACTTTGATGAAATGTTCCTGTTCGTTTTCCCAGTCTGCCAAAAGTCTTTTTGCCAATGGGCTATTTGTGTATAACGAATGGTTCTTGATTAAACGTCTTAGCTTGATAAAATCATCTTCTTCTAATGGATCGAATGCAACCATTTCCATATTGCATAATGTAGAATCGAATTTTCTATTCTTGTCATAAACGTAAGCAACACCACCGCTCATACCCGCAGCAAAATTTCTTCCGGTTTTACCTAAAATAACAACAGTCCCTCCGGTCATATATTCGCAACCGTGATCCCCAATTCCCTCTACAACGGCTGTTGCTCCAGAATTTCTCACACAGAAACGTTCTCCCGCCATACCATTAATGTATGCTTCACCAGTAATAGCTCCATAGAGAGCAACGTTACCAATAATAATATTCTCCTCAGGCTTGAAAGTTGCTGTTGGTGGAACTTTAATAATCAGTTTTCCTCCTGAAAGCCCTTTTCCTAAATAGTCATTACAGTTTCCGTGAATTTTAAATGACAATCCATTTGTAGCAAATGCTCCAAAA is a genomic window containing:
- a CDS encoding DUF1456 family protein, which encodes MTNNDILKKLRVALMLRDDQIVEILELVDFRISKSELGAFFRAEDHENYMECGDQVLRNFLNGLVIHLRGTKENPKNPNDVLAKHKAEIPAKGSTKERPEFKAKSKDEERSRGDQAPSKSGTATKKPFKKNNSKSTPKIQVVEKVKFNFGKNKKS
- a CDS encoding GIY-YIG nuclease family protein; this translates as MELQGGYHTYYIYIITNISKTVFYTGVTNNLRIRLSQHEENNANENKTFASKYNVTYLLYYEKFTWIQEAIAREKEVKGWRREKKIELIKTMNPNLGFLNYLFA
- a CDS encoding helix-turn-helix domain-containing protein, which gives rise to MSTATKPKHIGRNISRIRELKGMKQEILANAIGVSQQSVSNIEASETIDKDKLIEIAKALGVTVEAIENFSEESVFNYFNTYYDTKDSVINAGNLCSANNCTFNPLDKVVELYERLVQAEKEKVEYLEKLLKGK
- a CDS encoding lipocalin family protein, producing MKQSNHMIKTIVIFVLFLSSITINAQNSDLLKGKWVFKKALNKEVDKLGKKTLNSDIINKMTFEFKSNDEFVAFLMGQNANGKWTLSKNSKVIILNSIDGKFELSILKLTKTELILKLGLGEFLMNKV
- the lysA gene encoding diaminopimelate decarboxylase, translated to MQSKDLLQLADQFGSPLYVYDAEKIQSQYNRLTKAFSKVEHLRINYAMKALSNVAILQLLKDMGSGLDTVSIQEVLLGLHAGYEPERIFYTPNGVSLEEIEEVAAMGVQINIDNLSILEQFGTKYPNTPVCIRINPHVMAGGNANISVGHIDSKFGISVHQIPHLLRIVENTKMSIVGIHMHTGSDILDIEVFLYAAEILFDTAKNFKNLEFLDFGSGFKVPYKKDDIETDIEELGKKLSKRFNSFCAEYGKDLTLIFEPGKFLVSEAGFFLAKVNVVKQTTSTVFAGIDSGFNHLIRPMLYGSSHHIENISNPKGKERFYSVVGYICETDTFANNRRIAQITEGDILSFRNAGAYCFSMASNYNSRYKPAEVLWMNGQGILIRQAETFEDLLKNQIPLPQEVAAAV
- the pafA gene encoding alkaline phosphatase PafA: MKKIILFLALVFVTQINAQERPKLVVGIVVDQMKMEYLYRFSDDFTANGFKRLMNNGYTFQNMHYNYMPTYTAPGHASIYTGTTPATHGIVSNEWFSRKLGKQMYCTDDAGVVTIGDGTKEEGEMSPKNLLSTTITDELRMGTNFQGKVIGVSLKDRGAILPAGHFANWAFWYSKTGSFISSTFYGDKLPDWVTEFNGEKRYLSYINKGWDLYKPLSVYTSKSLPDNNPYEGKLYNSAAPVFPYNLKDMYDKNDAGIIRSTPFGNDLLAEFAMKAIEKEELGKDNITDFLTVSFSSTDYVGHLLGPRSMELQDTYLRLDQTIADFLTYLDKTVGKDNYLLFLTADHAGAENVNYLKDNKYNVNSISPKDIRKNLKDFSVKTFGADLVLNYSSFNLFLNKEVIKTKKLELVKVKQAFKDYLMAQDYVKRVYTEEEILGATGNDYYLNFIVKGYDVTQNGDLIILDKPGYIEYQGTGTSHGTPYTYDTHVPAIFYGWHIKKGESYSKKTITQIAPTIAQKIKVTFPNGTEANVLEEVLDKK
- a CDS encoding glutamate synthase subunit beta, whose protein sequence is MGKIGGFKEYNRADESNIAVKERISNYNEFTITLEKDKIKEQGSRCMDCGIPFCHSACPLGNLIPDFNDMVHQEEWESALKILQSTNNFPEFTGRLCPAPCEKSCVLGIIKEPVAIENIEKNIIERGFAEGWIKPQLPKKRTGKTVAVIGSGPAGLAAAQQLNRAGHTVTVFERDNAIGGLLRYGIPNFKLEKGIIDRRVVILEAEGIVFKTNVNVGVNYSIEELNAFDSIVLCGGATERRSLPTKGIESKGVVQAMDFLTQQTKVLFGEEIPNQIKATGKDVIVIGGGDTGSDCIGTSNRHGAKSVTNFEILPKPPVGRSESTPWPFWPLQLKTSSSHEEGCDRNWLINTKEFLANEKGELVGLKTVEVAWKMTAGQRPELIEKEGSEKIWPCDLALLALGFTGPEKTLSDQLGLQLDMRSNYKATNYQTNVPHIFTAGDMRRGQSLIVWAISEGREAAREVDLYLMGSTNLPTKGSGDLPSL